One Pichia kudriavzevii chromosome 3, complete sequence genomic window carries:
- a CDS encoding uncharacterized protein (PKUD0C09570; similar to Saccharomyces cerevisiae YKL140W (TGL1); ancestral locus Anc_2.424) yields MSNQMPETRRRHLSVSEEVESCVRPLSGIKGDSSSDGYKSEDASQTNGRIFSEGGSHETSQRPRDATISEIGKIGSVFIIILEHVISSITLILPTPLIDAFTSLSRFIFSFFKSSEVKYDNLISDKHISMKDKVLSKLDKLKNSQNFSQICHLNGFEAESHLVHTQDGFKLTLHRLKPENNGYTSNGKAIYFQHGLLMTSDVWCVMLNKDDNLPFRLCEQGYDVFLGNNRGNKYSNKHVGFSSDERKFWDFSIDEFAMYDIPSSIDYILKLKGISTLTYIGFSQGCSQILSSVSINDDLNHKIDKLVLIAPATTPKRLSNWLLNSIINFNPEMMYLLFGRKILMKSVIFWRKITYPPMFIQLIDLPNKILFDWNSVNIDVIQKMVSYYHLYSTTSVKCVVHWFQIIKSKRFQMYQEKDYFEPFEYPTDTRIDISKLLIIYGMNDSLVDIDTLVSQLPAFNKQHFTQIKDGKVVGRREVVIKENGEGVDDKELNVFGIYGHEHLDLLWGRRQQENVINNVLDFI; encoded by the coding sequence ATGAGTAACCAAATGCCCGAAACACGCCGGAGACATTTATCAGTTagtgaagaagttgagtCATGCGTGAGACCATTATCTGGTATTAAGGGGGACTCTTCAAGTGATGGTTACAAATCTGAAGATGCCTCCCAAACAAACGGGAGGATTTTTTCAGAAGGGGGGTCTCATGAAACTTCACAAAGGCCCAGAGATGCAACAATTTCAGAGATAGGAAAAATTGGTTCCGTTTTCATAATTATATTAGAACATGTTATTTCGTCAATTACCCTCATTTTACCAACCCCGTTAATAGATGCGTTTACATCGTTGAGTaggtttattttttcatttttcaaatctagTGAAGTGAAATATGACAATCTAATCTCAGATAAACATATTTCGATGAAAGATAAGGTTTTAAGTAAACTCgataaattgaaaaactcacAGAATTTTTCACAAATTTGTCATTTGAATGGCTTTGAGGCGGAGTCACATTTAGTTCACACCCAAGATGGGTTCAAACTCACATTGCATCGATTAAAACCAGAAAACAATGGCTATACATCCAACGGGAAGGCGATTTATTTTCAGCATGGCCTGTTAATGACATCGGATGTTTGGTGTGTCATGCTAAACAAAGATGATAATTTACCATTTAGATTATGCGAACAGGGGTATGACGTTTTTCTAGGCAATAATCGTGGAaataaatattcaaataaaCATGTGGGGTTTAGTTCAGATGAGAGAAAGTTTTGGGATTTTTCCATAGATGAGTTTGCAATGTATGATATACCATCTTCtattgattatattttgaagCTAAAGGGGATTTCTACATTGACTTATATTGGATTCAGTCAAGGATGCTCGCAAATTTTGTCTTCGGTTTCCATCAATGACGACTTGAATCACAAGATAGACAAACTTGTACTTATAGCACCAGCAACGACCCCCAAGAGACTGTCAAACTGGTTACTTAATTCTATAATAAACTTTAATCCGGAGATGATGTACCTGTTATTTGGACggaagattttgatgaaatctgTTATTTTCTGGAGGAAAATTACTTATCCGCCAATGTTCATCCAGTTGATTGACTTGCCAAATaaaattctttttgattggaATTCGGTAAATATTGATGtcattcaaaaaatggTTTCTTATTATCACCTTTATTCAACCACCTCAGTCAAATGTGTTGTTCATTGgtttcaaatcatcaaatctAAGAGATTTCAAATGTATCAAGAGAAGGATTACTTTGAGCCCTTTGAATATCCAACAGACACAAGAATTGATATATCTAAATTATTGATTATTTATGGTATGAATGATTCacttgttgatattgatacGCTTGTATCCCAGCTACCAGCTTTTAACAAGCAACACTTTACGCAAATCAAAGATGGGAAGGTTGTAGGTAGGAGAGAGGTTGTGATAAAGGAAAATGGAGAGGGTGTGGACGATAAAGAGCTCAATGTCTTTGGTATCTATGGCCACGAGCATCTTGACCTATTATGGGGGAGAAGGCAACAGGAAAACGTCATCAACAACGTACTAGACTTTATCTGA